In the Arachis ipaensis cultivar K30076 chromosome B04, Araip1.1, whole genome shotgun sequence genome, ATGATTATTGGACGTGAACTCTTCAAGGAGCAGTGGTGAAATGTTCATTATGTAACAGTAAATTTCATTCATCAAAGGGGACTAAAATTAGTCATGAGAATCCATTGTTAATAAAGGAAagctatttttaccaaaaatgtTTCATCTGTTATTTGTAGTTAATTTCTGAAGCTGAAAAATGATCACACCACCAAACACATTCATAACAATACCAAGTAAATATATTGCACATGGAACCATGGCATGAAATTTAGAAATGATCACCATGATTCCATAGAGTATGTAACTCGAGCAGTTACAGGTAATCCAATGTCAATAGTACAGCCCTTATTTATAGCTAATATTTCAGATTTTTCTGGCTTAAGAGTTCATAAGACAAATGATCATAACACAAATAGCATCAAGTGCATGCAGTAAATAAGATAGAAACAAGGCTAACATAACATGATTGATTGAAACTTTAGACTTTGAAAACTTTTGGAGAATAATAATCTGGTTGACCCATTGAGGAGGACTCTGAAGGCTCCGTAATCATTGGTGCCTCTTCCAAACTGCTATTGGTTTCAACTTTTTCATCATTGTTGGTGGCACTgctaaaaaaaatgaatttagtTTTTAGGTACttctacttataaaattaatgctTATCAAATTTGAATTAANNNNNNNNNNNNNNNNNNNNNNNNNNNNNNNNNNNNNNNNNNNNNNNNNNNNNNNNNNNNNNNNNNNNNNNNNNNNNNNNNNNNNNNNNNNNNNNNNNNNNNNNNNNNNNNNNNNNNNNNNNNNNNNNNNNNNNNNNNNNNNNNNNNNNNNNNNNNNNNNNNNNNNNNNNNNNNNNNNNNNNNNNNNNNNNNNNNNNTAATcaaatataatataatttatatCCCTAAAATCTCTGTAACTTTTCTTCAAAATAAAGttgttatttttttctctttccacTCTCCTTGTTTTCTAGTCATTCTTCTCTCTACTCTCTTGCATTGTTTTTACCTTTGACGTTGTTGCATTGTTATTTTGTACTTTTACTCATTGGAAGTTCAATTAGCTTTCACCTATTCTTTCTAGTGTTCATCCATTTCAGGTAAATTATAATTctttatattttttgtcttttttatttGGCAAAAAGAATAATTTTTGTATTCAACgttgatgaaaaaaaaaataggaaaaacatGCAATTGTTGAGATATAGAAGAACAAGAACTAGCATTACAATTAAATTTAGAGCATGAAATTAgttgcataaataaaaaaatctatgtTGAACCAATTACataatgtttttaaatttttaccggcacatccaaaataaaataatagcacataaaatattttttaaacacatccaaaataaaaaattaaacatattatcaaatacttactcatgaaaatatgattgaaagtgaaatatattaagaaaaaattaagaatttATTTTCTATTAGTTAGATTAAATGAATTAAACAAACACACcctataataaattataaatattacccacaatcaagaaaaattattatttttctttttcaagtcACGTCCAAAATACCATAATTGCACACTAAATGATTTCTAACACATCCAAAATTCAttcgaaaattttatataaatattttttgaacatatccaatattaaaaattaaacataTTATCAAATACCTACNNNNNNNNNNNNNNNNNNNNNNNNNaaaaaaatattaattttttctttctcaaatcaaattcaaaataccATAATTGCACACTGATTTTTAACACATCCAAAATTCAttcgaaaattttatataaatattttttgaacACGtccaaaattaaaaagtaaacatATTTGATAAACATAAAAAATTCATCATATGAGTGACGTTTAAAAGTGTTTTGGgatgttttaaaatttttaaaatgtcttAGTATGTTGTACGTGATTtgtaaattaaatttagatttttaaattttagcttttttaaatttttgaaaaagaaacatCATATCTATTAAATGTGtttgtttcattttttttaaatttatgaaaTAAAAGGCTGATTGAAGGAATAATTTAAAAGATACCAGTTTAAAATTGCATCTGCATGTTCTTGCACCACCTTCCAAGCCATCATCACGTGTTTTTCATCCGTCAGAGTTGCGCCAACAGCACACCGAATCACAAAAATTTCTTCTACCACAGCATGACTCATATATACTCTTCCAGAATCATTGATGGAATCCAATAATTTTCTGTTGATTTGGTTTACTTCATCATTAGCCATCTTCGCAACTGAAGGTATAACTCTGAAGCAAACCATAGCGAGGTTTCTAGGAACCACGATCTCAAATCTCTTATCCAACTTAACCAGCTCTTCAAAGATCTTTGCCATCTCAACATGGCTCCTTAAGAAATTCCTGAGATTCGAAAGGCCGTAACTTCGAAGAACAAGCCACACTTTGAGCGCACGGAACCTTCTGCTAAGCGTAATTTGCCAGTCTTTATAATCTACCACTTGCTTAGAATTGGAAGTGTTGTTATGTAGATAAGAAGGATTTGTTGAGAGCGATTTTATCAAAGAATTTGGATCTTTAACCCAAAGGCAACAACAATCCAAATTTGTTAGAAACCATTTGTGTGCGTTGAAGCTAAAAGAATCTGCATATTCAACGCCATTGATCATGTATCTGAACTCTGTACAAATGCACGCGCTACCTGCATACGCGGCATCCACGTGGATCCACATCCCGTAATCTTTTGCCACGCGGCATAGCACTCCAACTGGATCGATGGCCATTGTGGAAGTCGTTCCGACCGTTACACACAGGTAGCATGGAACTAATCCGTCACGGAGATCCTTCTCAACGGCTTTCAACAGCGATTGTGGTAACAACGCAAACGAACTTGATCTTGAAGTTTTAACCGCTCTGAAGTTGTTTGGATCAAACCCTGCAATATTAGCGGCTTTTTGAATTGCGCAATGAGTTTGATCTGAGCCATACACTACGAGCTTTCTGATTTTGTCTTTTCCTATCTGTCTAAGCATTCTGTCTCTGGCGGCTACTAGTGTTGCTAATACTCCCTCGCAAGTTGTGCCTAGCATGACGCCGCCGCCGTGACCTGTAAAAAGAAATTCTTTAGGTAGGTTGAGCTCTTGGCCGAGCCAGTCCATGACAGTGCTCTCGAGTTCGGTTGCTGCCGGAGATGAGAGCCAGTTGAATCCAATAACGTTGAATCCGGTGCTGAGCATCTCGCCCATAAAACCAGCAATGCTGCCACTCGATGGAAAAAATGCAAAGAAGTTAGGACTTTGCCAGTGTGTGATTCCTGGAATTATGTGTTCTTCTATGTCTTGAAGAATGGTTTCTATAGGTTCAGGGTCAAAAGGAGCTTGAGATGGaagtttttttttaagataaccAGGTTCAACTTGACTTAAAACCCGATAATTGCTAATGTTGTGATAATAGTCGGCA is a window encoding:
- the LOC107636006 gene encoding tyrosine decarboxylase 1-like, yielding MNNPLDPEEFRRQGHMIVDFLADYYHNISNYRVLSQVEPGYLKKKLPSQAPFDPEPIETILQDIEEHIIPGITHWQSPNFFAFFPSSGSIAGFMGEMLSTGFNVIGFNWLSSPAATELESTVMDWLGQELNLPKEFLFTGHGGGVMLGTTCEGVLATLVAARDRMLRQIGKDKIRKLVVYGSDQTHCAIQKAANIAGFDPNNFRAVKTSRSSSFALLPQSLLKAVEKDLRDGLVPCYLCVTVGTTSTMAIDPVGVLCRVAKDYGMWIHVDAAYAGSACICTEFRYMINGVEYADSFSFNAHKWFLTNLDCCCLWVKDPNSLIKSLSTNPSYLHNNTSNSKQVVDYKDWQITLSRRFRALKVWLVLRSYGLSNLRNFLRSHVEMAKIFEELVKLDKRFEIVVPRNLAMVCFRVIPSVAKMANDEVNQINRKLLDSINDSGRVYMSHAVVEEIFVIRCAVGATLTDEKHVMMAWKVVQEHADAILNCATNNDEKVETNSSLEEAPMITEPSESSSMGQPDYYSPKPEKSEILAINKGCTIDIGLPVTARVTYSMESW